The segment CGGTTTCAGCCGAATTTAAGCTCGTTTCAACAACCGTAGTTTTTAACTGTTCAACGGTCTCTAAATATTTTTCAGTCTCTTGATGGGGCTCAATTCCTTTAAAGGGATCATAAATTTGGGTCAGGGTGGGAATATACCGGAAATAATAATCTCGCCAATGAGTATAACTGAGGTTAAATAAAATTAATCCATAGTTAACGGTCACTAAAATAGCCATTAACCGTTCAAACCAAGGGACATTTTGATGTTTTTTAACAAATACAGATTTTTTCACAATTGGATATCAAATGATAAGACAACAATTCAAAACTTAGAGAGGATATGAAAGCAGTTTTAGGTATTATAGAAGATCAGGATATATCCTGACATTTGACAGTTCATCAAGTTCTAGATTTAATATATGTCCAATACTTTAGAAACTCCCCGGATTAGTGTAGTGATTCCAGCATACAACTGCGATCGCTATATTGGGCAAGCCGTCGAAAGTATTCTTAATCAAACTTATTCTGCTGATGAAATTATTGTCGTAGATGATGGTTCCCAAGACAACACCCGCCAGGTATTACAACCCTATTCTGACTCTATTCGCTATGTTTATCAACCGAACCAAGGAGTTTCTGTGGCGCGAAATCAGGGGTTAAGTTTAGCGCGGGGAGAGTTTATTGTCTTCCTCGATGCGGACGATATTTTTCTTCCTGATAAATTAGAAACCCAGCTCGCCATTTTTGAAAAACAACCGCAACTCGGACTGGTTCAAAGTGGATGGCGTCGTGTTAACAAACAGGGAGAAACCTTGACAGAAGCGACACCTTGGGATTATGTTCCTGAGTTGAATTTAGAAATGTGGTTGCGTTGGAAACCGTTGGGAACAATGGGAACCTTAATGTTTCGTCGAGAATGGTTATTAGAAGTAGAAGGGTTTGAACCGGGGTTAGCTCATGGGGAGGATGTGGATTTAATTTTAAGACTAGCATTATTAGGATGTGAATCGGCTTGGTTACGTCAATCAACAGTTTGTTATCGTCAACATGACCGGAATACAATGCGGGATGGAATTTCTCAAGCGAAATCGATTAATTATGTTTTGGATAAGTTTTTTAATCTTCCCAATATTCCCTTAGAAATTCAGTTAATTGAAAATTGGGTACGTTACAGTACCTTAGTTTGGAGTTCTTGGTATTTGTATTATACAGGTTTTCCTGTTGAAATGGGAGAATATCTGCAAAAAGCTTGGAAATATACCCCGTTTTTAGCCGTGGAAACTCTAATCAATTGGACAGAAAGTTTTGTGCATTATTCTAATAGTTTAGGACAGTCTTTAGAGGTGAATCAGCTTTGCAATTTACCCGAATGGCAAAATTTAACGGTTTGGGTTTTAGAACAAACTTTAAAACAGCGTTCTCAATCTTTAGAAGGAGGATTTAAGTTGCTGTAATTCCTGCTAATTCCAGTAAGCTGATTAAATCATCGATATTAATTCGCATATTCAAGAATCCCAAATGGGTCAGATTCTGTTCGGTTTTATCCGCTAAAAGTTCCCCAATTAAATAGTAATGTTCTAAATTACAAACATTACTAATAATTCGATAACAAGGCGGCACATAGGTAGGAGTAAATAATTCAATGATTTTGGTTCCGGGTTGACAGAAAACAATATTGGATAATCCAGCACCATGCGGCGCTAAAACCACCGACGCACTCGCCATTAATAGCGCTTGCTCCGAGAGCGTTAACGATTCTAAAACAACGCTTTCAAAGTTAAACAATTCCAACCGTTGCATCAATTCATCTTGGTTAACAACACTGCGAGAACCTGCATTTTCTCGACTAATATAAATTCGACGGTTCGCCTTTACAGTCTTAGCTTGTTCAGGAAGAAACTGCTGTTTCAAGAACTTACAAATCCATTCCGGTGTTACTGTATTATTTTGAAATAAGTTAGGAGCAGGAACAATCAGCTTTTTAGCTTGAATATAAGGTTTGTCAATACTTTGAATAATCTTATGTTCAGGAATTCCTAAAAGTTCTAAAGTTTGTTTTTGGTAAGGGAAGCGGTAACTGTTAAACACAAAATAGTCAATACTCTCTAACTCGATCCCACTTTTTTGAATTAAATGAATTCCCGGTAAAACATCATACATCCAATGGTAAAATGATTCTCCCCAGCGAACCGACAAAAAGGCAACTGTTCCATTAATATGATGAATTGGAGGTAATTTATGAGAGGATAAAACTACTTCAGCGCATCCGGTTGAAATATCAGTCAGTAATTCATTTTGCGCGGTGATCACCGCACTGGTCGCGGAATCTCCCCAGACTTTCCCATTGTTTAATGTCACCACAAACGCATTTCGAGTTTCTGCTTGACCAAAGATAAATCCGGGATGAAATTGAGCAATAGTTCGGGAAGGGTTCAAAGGGATTTGACTACCTGGATAAACTGAAGTATAGCTGACATTAGAACTAAAGTCTGAGGTAATTAATTGATCGGGATTAACAAAACAATATTGTTCTAAAAGTGATAAAGGTAAATCTTTATAACTAAAACAGTTTATAGCCTCTTCATTTTTTCCTTGCTGTTGTAGAATTTTAGCAATATTTTCATAAACTGGAATGAAATCAGGTTTCATTTGTAAAGCGTCCATGAAGTAGGACATGGCGAGATCTAAGTCTTGTTTTTTTAACCACGATTCTCCTAATCCCGCGTAATATTCAGCAACTTTAGGATTAATATTGATAGCAGTTTGATAGGAGGCGATCGCCTCATCAAGTTGACCTTGAGAACTATACAAATTCGCTAAATTGTAATGTAAAATATCAGCTTTGGGAGCAACTTTTAGACGTTCTTTATACACTGAAATCGCGGTTTCAATTTCCTCCTGTTCAATTAAGATTTCTGCTAATTGCTCTAACAACCAGAGATTATTCGGATTGAGTTCAACCGCTTTACAATAAGCATTAATTGCCGGATTCCATTGTTGTTGAGCGATTAAAGCTTTTCCAAGTTGGGGATATAACCAATCGATGTTAGGTTCAAGTTCAATAGCTTGCTGATAGGAGGCTATTGCTTCCTCAAACTGTTGCATTTCAAATAAAGCATTTCCCAGGATAAAATACAGCCAAAAGCCATCAGGATTAATTTCAATGGCTTGACGATACCAATTAAGGGCTTCTTCTGGTTTACCTGTTTTTGAACAAATTTCTCCCTGTTTATAATAGGAGCCAAAAAATTTAGGATTTAGAGCAATTCCTTGGTAATAAGCGACGGTGGCTTCTTCCCATCTTTCTTGTTCAAATAACGCATTTCCCAGTTGGTGATATGTCCAAGAAAAATCCGGGCTGAGTTCAATCGCTTTTTGATAATTTGCGATCGCTTCTTCCCATTTTTGTTGCTGAACGAACGCATCTCCCAAACTTTGATAACATAAGTTACTATTCCCATCCAGACTTAGGGATTGCTGATAGGCTGCGATCGCTTCTTCCCATCGTTGTTTCCGACTTAATGCTTCTCCGAAATTAAAATAGGCGTGCGACCAATTCGGATAAATTTCTACGCCCTTACTATACAGTTCCAGAGCTTGATCTAATTTGCCTTTTTCAATTAACGTTTTCCCAAAATTCATATAATCTTGAGCCGAAACGCATTCAGGTTCTAAAATTAAGGCTTGATACCAAGCATTATTCGCTTCTTCCGGTTGATTGAGATTAATCCAAACAGTATATAAACTCTGATAAATTCTAGCTTGATTGGGTTTAAAATGCAGAGCAGTTTGATAGGCTTGTAGTGCATCCCGCCATTGCTGTTGTTGGAAATACACCGTCCCTAAATTAGTATGAACTTCTACCCAATCGGGTTTCATGTCGAGGGCTTTGGTATACCAAAATTTAGCTTCATCCAGTTTCCCTTGTAATTGTTTCGCCAACCCCATCGTGCTATAAGCCGGAATAAAGCGAGGTTGCAGTTTTAGGGCTTGTGTACACACTTCAACCGCCTCATCAAGCTGCTGTTGGGCGATATAGCGATGTGCCTCGGCGTGCAAATCAAGAACCGTTTTCTCTGGAGTGTCAGACAATGGCATGAGCAACCGTAAAAATAGACTATCAACATAGACGTTGTATTGATAAAGATAGTTTATCAGGCTTAAAGTTTCCGGTGTGGGGTAGCCAGAGGTTCAAACACCGAACGCTCACCTCCCGACTCATATTCCCTAACTCCATCACCGTAAGGAATCAGACAGCCTGACAACTCCTGTATATTGCTTAATTATGAAGTAATGTTAAGCAAATTTTATTAAAAAATGTTGCAACTTATTGCTTGGGTTGTTAGATTGTGCATGGAGGGTCTTTCCAATTAATGCTCGTATTGAGGAGACAGTTGAGCCATGCGTGAAATCAATGTCGCTCTATTAACCAGGAACTAAGGAAAAAAGATTACCTGGTGTGTTGTCTAATCACGACCCATTACTTATCTCTACACTCATGACCCAAAAATTTTAACTTTTCAAGATTTTTTCAGATCTGCACAGAGGAATATCGGTGTCTAATCACGGTTGTTAGGTTGGGATGTGATGGAATTGTATTCTCCATCGCTGCCAAGATTACACCGAATTCCTCCTCAACAGGAGGTTTTCGCAATGAACATTCAAGGAAAAACAGCCCTAATTACTGGGGCTTCTCGTGGAATTGGGCGGGCAATTGCCTTAGAATTTGCCAAACATCAGGTCAAACGTCTGATTTTAGTTGCACGGGATCGTCAACGACTCGCGGAATTGGCTACAGAATTAGAACCGATGGGCGTAGAAGTTGTCACCTTGGCCCTGGACTTAACGCAACCGATAAAAGTCAATATTGCGATCGCTCAAGCTTGGCGGTCACACGGGCCAATTGAGATTTTGATTAATTGTGCGGGTGTTGCCCACCAAACGCCGTTTTTACAGTCCAAACTCCTAGACGTTCAAGAAGAAATTTCTTTGAATTTTATGGGGTTGTATACCATTACCCATGCTATTGCCCGACGCATGGCCACCCGCAAATCGGGAACCATTATCAATGTATCGAGTTTAATGGGAAAAATTGCAGCCCCTACGATGTCCACCTATTCGGCGACTAAGTTCGCTATTTTGGGATTTACAGAAGCCCTGCGCCAGGAATTAGCCGCCTACAATATTCGCGTTATGGCCCTATTACCGACCTTAACGGACACGGATATGACACGGGACTTGAAACTGTTCCGTTGGGTGGTTCCCATGACCCCCGAACAAGTCGCCAAAGTGTTAGTGGCGGGTTTGGATAAAGACACCTCGGAAATTTTAGTGGGATGGCAAAGCCATTTAGCCGTTTGGTGCAACCGTTTTGCCCCTTGGTTGATGGAGAAGATTATGTTATTGGCTTCTCCAGTTACCCACAAAATCAAGAAATCCTATCCCGTCTTCACAGAAGCTGAAGCAACATTGCATTAGTTTGTTGGCGGTTGACCGTTGACTCTGATTGTTAGAGACGCGCCATGGCGCGTCTCTACACTGAACCGATTAAGGTAATATTAGGCAATAGGCTGTTATAGCAGTTGCCAAGGCAGTTAGGACATAGACTGATGCTAAAACCGTGCGGAGAGAACTCTTTTCCTGTCTGTTCCCTGTTCCCTGTTCCCTGTTCCCTGCTATAAGTAACTTCCCTTAAATTCTGAAGTTCCCAGTCTCAACCTTTGGAGATCAAAAATTTTATGCCCAGATCACAACGTAACGATAACTTTATTGATAAAACCTTTACGGTTATGGCAGATATGATCCTGAAGATACTGCCCACAAACCAAAAAGCTAAAGAAGCATTTGCCTATTATCGGGATGGAATGTCAGCGCAAGCAGATGGGGAATATGCAGAAGCATTAGAAAATTACTATGAAGCACTGACCCTAGAAGAAGATCCCTATGATCGGAGTTTTATTGTCTATAATATTGGCTTAATTCATGCTAGTAATGGGGAACATGAAGAAGCCTTAGAATATTATCAACAGGCAATTGAGTTAAACCCCCGAATGCCCCAAGCTTTAAATAATATTGCGGTGATTTACCATTATCAAGGGGAAAAAGCCAAAGAAGCGGGAGATGAAGACAAAGCTGAAGAAGAATTTCGGCAAGCAGCAGAATATTGGGTTAGGGCAATTCAACTAGCACCGAATAACTATATTGAAGCTCAAAACTGGCTGAAAGTCACCGGAAGAAGCAAGATTGATGTCTATTTCTAATAGTTTTTAACTTTAAATCGCCCAATTGCAACCCGATGACGGGTTGATCCCTTTCCCCACCCACCTGAAGATCGATTTAACCTATGACTATTGATCGTGAACAAGTCTCTAAAGTCGCTTATCTGGCTAGACTGGAGTTAACCCCAGAAGAAGAAGAAAAATTTACCGCTCAATTGGGTGAAATTTTAGACTATTTTGAGCAATTAAATGAACTCGATACCGCCCAAGTTCCTCCCATGACCCGGGCAATTGAAATGAGTAATATTACTCGACCGGATCAAGGCGAACCCTATCCCCAACGAGATCATATTCTAGCCAATGCTCCCGAACAAGAAGGAGACTATTTCAAAGTGCCTAGAATTATGGCAGAAGAATAAATCCGTAATTCCATCTCTGTGACCAGAAACCCCTTTTCTTAGGCGATCGCAGGTTCTTCAACCCCAGATTGTTCCGAGAAACGGGGTTTTTTTGCCCTTGTCCTAATTTTTTTGAAATTTGGGAGGCAAAAGAGTTGCTGAACTCAGGCTTTACCTCTATACTATGAACAGACGTAAAGAAACATTAACTGTGCTCATCAAATTTCTCAGATTCTGCTAGTGCAGATGAGAGAGTCTTAACGTGAGTCCAAGTCTCTTTACAACTTGTCATTATATATATTCGGAGATTTGCGTCCATGACTATTGCTGTCGAAAGACCGCAAGTTGAGAGAGGATGGTTTGACGTCCTCGACGACTGGCTAAAACGCGATCGTTTCGTCTTCGTGGGTTGGTCAGGAGTTCTGTTGTTCCCCTGTGCTTACCTAGCTCTTGGTGGCTGGTTAACCGGAACAACCTTTGTGACTTCCTGGTACACCCACGGTTTAGCAAGCTCTTATTTAGAAGGCTGTAACTTCTTAACAGCCGCCGTTAGTACCCCCGCCAACAGCTTAGGACATTCCTTGCTGTTTCTCTGGGGGCCTGAAGCTCAGTGGGACTTTACCCGTTGGTGTCAACTGGGCGGTCTGTGGACATTTGTAGCTCTACACGGTGCTTTCGCGCTGATCGGCTTTTGTCTGCGTCAGTTGGAAATTGCTCGTTTAGTGGGCATTCGTCCCTATAATGCGATCGCCTTTACTGGGCCGATTGCGGTATTTGTCAGTGTGTTTCTGATGTACCCCTTGGGTCAGTCGGGCTGGTTCTTTGGCCCTAGCTTTGGGGTGGCGGGGATCTTCCGTTTCATCCTGTTCCTGCAAGGCTTCCATAACTGGACGCTGAACCCCTTCCACATGATGGGAGTGGCTGGAATTCTGGGTGGTGCGCTGTTGTGCGCCATTCACGGAGCGACGGTAGAAAATACCCTGTTTGAAGATGGCGACAAAGCCAATACCTTCCGGGCTTTTGAACCGACTCAATCGGAAGAAACCTATTCGATGGTGACCGCCAACCGTTTTTGGTCACAAATTTTCGGGATTGCTTTTTCTAACAAACGTTGGTTACACTTCTTCATGTTATTCGTGCCTGTCACGGGTCTGTGGATGAGTTCTATCGGCATTGTTGGTTTGGCTCTAAACCTACGCGCTTATGATTTCGTCTCCCAAGAATTACGGGCAGCCGAAGATCCTGAATTTGAAACGTTCTATACCAAGAACATTCTGTTAAATGAAGGTCTGCGGGCTTGGATGGCGCCTTCGGATCAACCCCACGAAAACTTTATTTTCCCTGAAGAAGTTCTACCTCGCGGTAATGCTCTGTAATTAGAGATTCTAATTATTAGGGAATGTTTTAAAAACATCTGATTAATTTCAAAACCTCCTACAAATTTTGTAGGAGGTTTTATTATTTTATTAACAGTTGATTGCAGCCCTGAAGGGCTTACTACTGATTGCAGCCCTGAAGGGCTTACTACAGCAGTCGCGCCTGGGGTGTTAGGACATAGACTGATTCTAAAACCTAAACCGTACACCCCTCTTTTCCTGCCTGTTCCCTGTTCCCTGTTCCCTAATATAACAATTTATTGAAACTGTTCTCGAATGGTTTCAATCCGTTTGCGATTTACCCCTAAATCTGATTCTCCTAAACGGGAGGCAGAACGCACTTGAATTAAACCCTCTTGTTCATCTAAATAAAATTCTACATCATCGACAAATCCCATCAGAGGCGAGGTGAATTCGGCGTAAATATAATTGGTTTCATCCTTAATAATTGCAGCATTTTCAGTATTTTCAAGAATAGTTTGAATCTGTTTAAATGCTGTTTCAGGATCATCTTTATAGGAGAAAGGTTCAATTTGATGTTCGGCATCTATACTTTGACTAGAAACACAATTGGGAGAAGGGGGACAGGGTGCAAATTTCCCCTGTTCAACACCGAGGTTTGTCGGTGGAGTTCCTGAAAAAGAAAATAGACTTCCTAGGACTGGAGAAACAGAAAACCGGGAAGCCAAAGCCGGAGGAACTAACGCCAAGTGAGTCAGAATTAACACCATTACTGTTAACAAGACAAAGAAAGATTGAATTTTCCCAACAGACTCGATTAATTTTTTCATAATAAAAAAATGGGAAGTTTGGAAACCGCTTCTCTTCAGAGCGCGGAGGAAAAACGACTCAGGAGAATTTATTCTCCGTGAATACGAGATTAGGAATCGACAAAAATTGTTGTATTTGCCGATTCCCGGTTTTTTTGGTATTTCTACCACACTGATTTCTCAGGTAATGTTAGCTTCGCCAACCAATGTTATCGGTCGGTACTTTCTCGGTCATCACGGTCTTACCCCTCGTAAAACTGTTTAACTTTCAAGTTTTAGAGCTTGGGACTAGCTACGCATCCCAAGGTAAGAACTTTAACGCTTCCCGATAACGTAGCCCGTTAAGGCTAAGGCGGGTACGAGCTATCCAAAGGAGAGGCATGAAGCCCCGTCTCTTCAGAGCGGGGTGCTGACGGAAGATTAAGATTGGATTTCTCCCCTGATTGATTCTACAAGAAAAGCCCCTGAACACCCTAGAATCATCTTTCGAGGGAGGTTGAGCAAGAAATCTATTGAACCTCCACTGGCTAAAACGATAACTGATATGATCAACGGTATAGAAGTTTATCAATCAAAGACTGGAAATCATGCCTAAGACTGTTGCTGAGGTGATGACCCCGAATCCCATACTGGCCCAGCCAGAGATGCCACTCAGAGAGGCACTTCAACTGATGGTGGACAGACATATCGGTTGTTTACCTGTGGTGAATTCATCGGGTCATTTAGTGGGAATCATTTCTGGAACAGACTTGATGTGGCAGGAAAGCGGTGTTACTCCTCCGGCCTATATTACGTTTCTCGATAGTGTGATTTATCTGGAAAACTTTTCCCGGTATGAACAGGAATTACATAAAGCTTTGGGCCAAACGGTGGGAGAAGTGATGACTCCAGCACCCCTGGTGACGATTACTCCTGATCAATCGCTTTCTGATGCGGCTCGATTATTCAATGAAAAGCGGATTCATCGTTTACCTGTGGTGGATCAATCTCATCAAGTGATTGGGCTTCTCACCTGTGGGGATATTCTGCGGGTGATGGCAGAGGCAAAGAGTTGAAATCGGATTTAGCAATGGCTTCAGGGTTTGAGTCATGATAACAAAAGGGCAGGGGTCGAGATTCTGTTTCTACTTCTGTCCTAAATTTATGATAAATAATTGTTAATACTGGAAAAATATTGATGTATTGATGCCCGAAAACATGATATTATTTTAATCATTTCAAAACCGTTTAGATCTTTAATTTCACAACTTTAATTTTTATGACTATTACCCCTGAATCTGTTCAGCAGTTGTTAAGTTCCAGTGATTTTGGCGATCGCTTACGGGGTGTAAATCAACTTAGACAATTGGAACCTGTGATCGCGTTTGAGTTAATTCAAGTCCCCATTAAAGATAGTAATAGTCGAGTCCGATATGGTGCGGTGAGTCAGATGGCAACCTTGGGAGAACAAAATTTAGAAATCTCTTATCAAGTATTGCGCCATCACTTATTAAATGATCCGGAAGTGGATGTGCAAGCGGCGGCAGCAGATGCGTTAGGAGCTTTAAAACTTCAGAATGCGTTTGATGATCTGCAAAATGTTTATAACACAACATCTGAATGGCTCGTTAAACTGAGTATTGTGGCAGCAGTGGGAGGAATAGAAGAACCTCGTGCTTTTGAACTTTTAGAACAAGCACTTCAAGATGAAAATACTCTGATTCAAACCGTTGCCATTAGCGCATTAGGAGAATTAGGAGACAAGCGGGCAATTCCTTTATTAGTTCCTTTTGTTACAAATTCTGATTGGCAAGTTCGTTATCGTGTCGCCCAAGCTTTAGCGCGTTTAGGAGGCAGCGAAGCTGAAGTTTTGTTACAACAATTAGCTGAGGATGAAGTTGAAATTGTAGCCCAAGAAGCTAAAACGGTTTAATCACTGTAAGGGATCAAATCCCTGTAAAAATAGTTAGGAACTCCATACAGATTTAAGAGAAAACTAGACAATATTAAGACAAGAATCCGTCTGCTAAAATCTTGATTCTGGCTTTTATTTGATATTTCTGGGTAGAGACGTCAAATATTCCGTCTCTACCGAATATAATCGCCCCTCAAACTAACGCGGATATTGTTCCATTAATCCTCGAACTTGTTCGGCGTGGTAGGAACTGCGGGTTAAGGGAGAAGCAACGACCTGTAAGAACCCAATAGACACGCCAAACTCTCGCCAAGCCTTAAATTGTTCAGGAGGAATAAACTCTACCAGGGGTAAATGTTTGGGACTCGGTTGTAGGTATTGACCCAAGGTTAAAATATCACAGTCAACGGCTCGTAAATCCTGCATCGTTTCTCGAACTTCCGCATCCGTTTCACCCAGTCCTACCATAATTCCTGATTTGGTATAAACTTCTGGGGTAAGTTGCCGCGATCGCTTTAATAATTCTAAACTGCGGTGATAATCTCCTTGAGGGCGCACCCGACGATACAAGCGTTTAATCGTTTCGGTATTGTGGTTGAGAACTTCCGGCTTTGCTTGCAAAATCAGTTCTAAAGCGTCCCAATTTCCACACAAATCAGGAATTAATACTTCAATGGTAGTTTGGGGAGATACAGCACGCACCCGGTCAATACACCTAACAAATTGGGACGCACCGCCATCGGGTAAGTCATCCCGGTTAACAGAAGTGATCACAACATGATTCAGGTTCATCCGTCGAACTGCTTCCCCTAGTCGCTCAGGTTCAGTAGCATCTAGGGGTTGGGGCTTTTTCTCAAAATTAATATCACAGTAGGGACAGGCACGGGTACAAGCTGGCCCCATAATTAAAAATGTAGCAGTTCCGGCGTTGAAGCACTCGCCAATATTGGGACAGGAGGCTTCTTCACAGACGGTGTTTAGGCCTAAGTCCCGTAAAATTCCTTTAACGTTTCCGACGCGCTCCCATTGAGGCGCCTTCACTCGCAACCAGTCTGGCTTGACAACCACGCGCTACCTTTTCCTGCTAAATTCACATCTTTTAGATCCTAACTGATATTTTATGTGTTAAACTGTCTAATCATGTCTTGTTAAAGACACCGGGATGTAGCGCAGCTTGGTAGCGCACCTCGTTCGGGACGAGGGGGTCGCAGGTTCAAATCCTGTCATCCCGATTTGATGGATTCTCCCCCAAGTATTAGCGCAACGGGAACCGGACGCAGCATTTATTACTCTGGTTGGGAGTTGGTGAAGTTGGCAGCAATGGAATATTGTTTATATTTACGAGTCTTACTTTGGCAATGGTCAAAGCGTTTATAATACGGCTATAATACGGCGGGGTAGTTCGTAAAGATTTTGTATTGAGTTTTATTGATGCTCAATTTAAAAAGATTTATGAGGTTTATTGTTATTAAAGTTAACACAAATTAGTATAATGGAAAACGAATCTTTATTCCGGTTATTACAACAATTAATTACACTTCCTCAAGAAACTGAGTGGGTTGAATTTAAAAAAGATAATACAGAACCAGAAAATATAGGTGAATATCTATCAGCTTTGTCAAACTCGGCTACATTACACGATAAGCAAACTGCTTATCTAATCTGGGGTATTGATGATCAAAGTCATAATATCATTGGTACAAAGTTTAAACCCAAGCAAAA is part of the Planktothrix serta PCC 8927 genome and harbors:
- a CDS encoding glycosyltransferase family 2 protein encodes the protein MSNTLETPRISVVIPAYNCDRYIGQAVESILNQTYSADEIIVVDDGSQDNTRQVLQPYSDSIRYVYQPNQGVSVARNQGLSLARGEFIVFLDADDIFLPDKLETQLAIFEKQPQLGLVQSGWRRVNKQGETLTEATPWDYVPELNLEMWLRWKPLGTMGTLMFRREWLLEVEGFEPGLAHGEDVDLILRLALLGCESAWLRQSTVCYRQHDRNTMRDGISQAKSINYVLDKFFNLPNIPLEIQLIENWVRYSTLVWSSWYLYYTGFPVEMGEYLQKAWKYTPFLAVETLINWTESFVHYSNSLGQSLEVNQLCNLPEWQNLTVWVLEQTLKQRSQSLEGGFKLL
- a CDS encoding tetratricopeptide repeat protein — encoded protein: MPLSDTPEKTVLDLHAEAHRYIAQQQLDEAVEVCTQALKLQPRFIPAYSTMGLAKQLQGKLDEAKFWYTKALDMKPDWVEVHTNLGTVYFQQQQWRDALQAYQTALHFKPNQARIYQSLYTVWINLNQPEEANNAWYQALILEPECVSAQDYMNFGKTLIEKGKLDQALELYSKGVEIYPNWSHAYFNFGEALSRKQRWEEAIAAYQQSLSLDGNSNLCYQSLGDAFVQQQKWEEAIANYQKAIELSPDFSWTYHQLGNALFEQERWEEATVAYYQGIALNPKFFGSYYKQGEICSKTGKPEEALNWYRQAIEINPDGFWLYFILGNALFEMQQFEEAIASYQQAIELEPNIDWLYPQLGKALIAQQQWNPAINAYCKAVELNPNNLWLLEQLAEILIEQEEIETAISVYKERLKVAPKADILHYNLANLYSSQGQLDEAIASYQTAININPKVAEYYAGLGESWLKKQDLDLAMSYFMDALQMKPDFIPVYENIAKILQQQGKNEEAINCFSYKDLPLSLLEQYCFVNPDQLITSDFSSNVSYTSVYPGSQIPLNPSRTIAQFHPGFIFGQAETRNAFVVTLNNGKVWGDSATSAVITAQNELLTDISTGCAEVVLSSHKLPPIHHINGTVAFLSVRWGESFYHWMYDVLPGIHLIQKSGIELESIDYFVFNSYRFPYQKQTLELLGIPEHKIIQSIDKPYIQAKKLIVPAPNLFQNNTVTPEWICKFLKQQFLPEQAKTVKANRRIYISRENAGSRSVVNQDELMQRLELFNFESVVLESLTLSEQALLMASASVVLAPHGAGLSNIVFCQPGTKIIELFTPTYVPPCYRIISNVCNLEHYYLIGELLADKTEQNLTHLGFLNMRINIDDLISLLELAGITAT
- a CDS encoding SDR family NAD(P)-dependent oxidoreductase; amino-acid sequence: MNIQGKTALITGASRGIGRAIALEFAKHQVKRLILVARDRQRLAELATELEPMGVEVVTLALDLTQPIKVNIAIAQAWRSHGPIEILINCAGVAHQTPFLQSKLLDVQEEISLNFMGLYTITHAIARRMATRKSGTIINVSSLMGKIAAPTMSTYSATKFAILGFTEALRQELAAYNIRVMALLPTLTDTDMTRDLKLFRWVVPMTPEQVAKVLVAGLDKDTSEILVGWQSHLAVWCNRFAPWLMEKIMLLASPVTHKIKKSYPVFTEAEATLH
- a CDS encoding photosystem I assembly protein Ycf3, giving the protein MPRSQRNDNFIDKTFTVMADMILKILPTNQKAKEAFAYYRDGMSAQADGEYAEALENYYEALTLEEDPYDRSFIVYNIGLIHASNGEHEEALEYYQQAIELNPRMPQALNNIAVIYHYQGEKAKEAGDEDKAEEEFRQAAEYWVRAIQLAPNNYIEAQNWLKVTGRSKIDVYF
- the gatC gene encoding Asp-tRNA(Asn)/Glu-tRNA(Gln) amidotransferase subunit GatC — translated: MTIDREQVSKVAYLARLELTPEEEEKFTAQLGEILDYFEQLNELDTAQVPPMTRAIEMSNITRPDQGEPYPQRDHILANAPEQEGDYFKVPRIMAEE
- the psbD gene encoding photosystem II D2 protein (photosystem q(a) protein) yields the protein MTIAVERPQVERGWFDVLDDWLKRDRFVFVGWSGVLLFPCAYLALGGWLTGTTFVTSWYTHGLASSYLEGCNFLTAAVSTPANSLGHSLLFLWGPEAQWDFTRWCQLGGLWTFVALHGAFALIGFCLRQLEIARLVGIRPYNAIAFTGPIAVFVSVFLMYPLGQSGWFFGPSFGVAGIFRFILFLQGFHNWTLNPFHMMGVAGILGGALLCAIHGATVENTLFEDGDKANTFRAFEPTQSEETYSMVTANRFWSQIFGIAFSNKRWLHFFMLFVPVTGLWMSSIGIVGLALNLRAYDFVSQELRAAEDPEFETFYTKNILLNEGLRAWMAPSDQPHENFIFPEEVLPRGNAL
- a CDS encoding DUF1499 domain-containing protein — protein: MKKLIESVGKIQSFFVLLTVMVLILTHLALVPPALASRFSVSPVLGSLFSFSGTPPTNLGVEQGKFAPCPPSPNCVSSQSIDAEHQIEPFSYKDDPETAFKQIQTILENTENAAIIKDETNYIYAEFTSPLMGFVDDVEFYLDEQEGLIQVRSASRLGESDLGVNRKRIETIREQFQ
- a CDS encoding CBS domain-containing protein yields the protein MPKTVAEVMTPNPILAQPEMPLREALQLMVDRHIGCLPVVNSSGHLVGIISGTDLMWQESGVTPPAYITFLDSVIYLENFSRYEQELHKALGQTVGEVMTPAPLVTITPDQSLSDAARLFNEKRIHRLPVVDQSHQVIGLLTCGDILRVMAEAKS
- the nblB gene encoding phycobilisome degradation protein NblB; the encoded protein is MTITPESVQQLLSSSDFGDRLRGVNQLRQLEPVIAFELIQVPIKDSNSRVRYGAVSQMATLGEQNLEISYQVLRHHLLNDPEVDVQAAAADALGALKLQNAFDDLQNVYNTTSEWLVKLSIVAAVGGIEEPRAFELLEQALQDENTLIQTVAISALGELGDKRAIPLLVPFVTNSDWQVRYRVAQALARLGGSEAEVLLQQLAEDEVEIVAQEAKTV
- the lipA gene encoding lipoyl synthase, which translates into the protein MVVKPDWLRVKAPQWERVGNVKGILRDLGLNTVCEEASCPNIGECFNAGTATFLIMGPACTRACPYCDINFEKKPQPLDATEPERLGEAVRRMNLNHVVITSVNRDDLPDGGASQFVRCIDRVRAVSPQTTIEVLIPDLCGNWDALELILQAKPEVLNHNTETIKRLYRRVRPQGDYHRSLELLKRSRQLTPEVYTKSGIMVGLGETDAEVRETMQDLRAVDCDILTLGQYLQPSPKHLPLVEFIPPEQFKAWREFGVSIGFLQVVASPLTRSSYHAEQVRGLMEQYPR